From Sporosarcina sp. 6E9, a single genomic window includes:
- a CDS encoding polyprenyl synthetase family protein produces the protein MKNNLNEFIEQNVHEIENRITELLSQINTPKTLHSSMIYSVRAGGKKIRPLLVLATLEDLGASSKDALQVACAVELIHTYSLIHDDLPSMDNDDYRRGKLTNHKVYGEAMAILAGDALQSLAFEILTNLNNTPPEIAIKLIRLLSIASGAEGMVGGQVLDLEGEKMDLTLEQLKRIHLNKTGALLSFCIEAGALLAGVDDEKMINLQEFAKNIGLTFQIQDDILDVTSTTEELGKNVGSDVSSGKVTYPSLLGLEKAKEQLDYHHQLARNSLSFIDNEESLLLQFADFIVNRKY, from the coding sequence ATGAAGAATAATCTTAATGAATTTATCGAACAGAACGTTCATGAAATTGAAAATAGGATAACAGAACTGCTTTCGCAAATAAACACGCCTAAAACGCTTCATTCTTCTATGATATATTCCGTTCGTGCTGGCGGGAAGAAAATTCGTCCTCTATTGGTTTTAGCGACATTGGAGGACCTCGGCGCATCATCAAAAGATGCCTTACAAGTTGCGTGCGCTGTTGAACTCATACACACATATTCTCTCATACATGATGATTTGCCAAGTATGGACAATGATGATTATAGACGCGGAAAATTGACTAACCATAAAGTATACGGCGAGGCAATGGCAATACTAGCAGGAGATGCGCTACAATCATTAGCCTTTGAAATTTTGACCAATCTTAACAACACTCCGCCTGAAATTGCGATTAAACTCATCCGACTCCTTTCCATTGCATCTGGTGCAGAAGGCATGGTAGGTGGGCAAGTGCTCGATTTAGAGGGAGAAAAAATGGACTTAACTTTAGAGCAATTAAAGCGTATCCATTTGAACAAAACAGGCGCACTACTGTCATTTTGTATCGAGGCAGGCGCATTACTTGCTGGCGTCGATGATGAAAAGATGATCAATTTGCAAGAATTTGCCAAAAATATTGGTTTAACTTTTCAGATACAGGATGATATTTTAGATGTGACGTCGACGACCGAAGAACTCGGGAAAAATGTTGGTAGCGATGTATCTAGTGGAAAAGTTACTTACCCTAGTCTACTTGGACTCGAAAAAGCGAAAGAGCAACTGGATTATCATCATCAGTTAGCAAGGAATTCATTATCGTTTATTGACAATGAAGAATCTTTACTACTTCAATTTGCTGATTTTATTGTGAATCGCAAATATTAA
- a CDS encoding exodeoxyribonuclease VII small subunit, with product MGKQPIRFEEAMLDLEEVVKKLETGEVPLEDAISLYKKGMELSSYCHEKLQNAEKQLISIIDQNDNKIEFDPVQGTSKDEE from the coding sequence ATGGGAAAACAACCAATCCGATTTGAAGAAGCAATGCTTGATTTGGAAGAAGTCGTGAAGAAATTAGAAACAGGGGAAGTACCGCTCGAAGATGCAATCAGTTTATATAAAAAAGGAATGGAATTATCCTCTTATTGTCATGAAAAACTTCAGAATGCTGAAAAACAACTGATTTCAATTATTGATCAAAATGATAATAAAATAGAATTCGATCCGGTCCAAGGAACCAGTAAAGATGAAGAATAA